Proteins from a single region of Lelliottia sp. JS-SCA-14:
- the mglB gene encoding galactose/glucose ABC transporter substrate-binding protein MglB, which translates to MNKKVLTLSAVMASMLFGAAAHAADTRIGVTIYKYDDNFMSVVRKAIEKDAKAAPDVQLLMNDSQNDQSKQNDQIDVLLAKGVKALAINLVDPAAAGTVIEKARGQNVPIVFFNKEPSRKALDSYDKAFYVGTDSKESGIIQGDLIAKHWAANPNWDLNKDGQIQFVLLKGEPGHPDAEARTTYVIKELNDKGLKTQQLALDTAMWDTAQAKDKMDAWLSGPNANKIEVVIANNDAMAMGAVEALKAHNKSSIPVFGVDALPEALALVKSGAMAGTVLNDANNQAKATFDLAKNLADGKGAADGTTWKIENKIVRVPYVGVDQSNLAEFIGK; encoded by the coding sequence ATGAATAAGAAGGTGTTGACTCTGTCTGCTGTTATGGCAAGCATGCTTTTTGGTGCGGCTGCGCACGCTGCGGATACCCGTATTGGTGTGACAATCTATAAATACGACGACAACTTTATGTCTGTTGTGCGTAAAGCGATCGAGAAAGATGCTAAAGCAGCGCCAGACGTTCAGCTGCTGATGAATGACTCCCAGAACGACCAGTCAAAACAGAACGACCAGATCGACGTTCTGCTGGCGAAAGGCGTGAAAGCCCTGGCTATCAACCTGGTTGACCCAGCGGCAGCAGGTACCGTGATTGAGAAAGCGCGCGGCCAGAATGTGCCAATCGTCTTCTTCAACAAAGAGCCTTCCCGCAAAGCGTTGGACAGCTATGACAAAGCCTTCTACGTCGGTACTGACTCTAAAGAGTCCGGTATTATTCAGGGCGATCTGATCGCGAAACACTGGGCAGCGAACCCGAACTGGGACCTGAACAAAGACGGTCAAATTCAGTTCGTGCTGCTGAAAGGCGAGCCGGGCCATCCGGATGCTGAAGCACGTACTACCTACGTTATCAAAGAGCTGAACGACAAAGGTCTGAAAACTCAGCAGCTGGCGTTAGACACCGCAATGTGGGATACCGCTCAGGCAAAAGATAAGATGGACGCGTGGCTGTCTGGCCCGAACGCTAACAAAATCGAAGTGGTTATTGCCAACAACGATGCGATGGCAATGGGTGCGGTTGAAGCGCTGAAAGCACACAACAAATCTTCTATTCCGGTCTTCGGCGTGGATGCACTGCCAGAAGCGCTGGCCCTGGTGAAATCTGGCGCAATGGCCGGTACCGTGCTGAACGATGCCAACAACCAGGCGAAAGCCACCTTCGATCTGGCGAAAAACCTGGCCGACGGCAAAGGTGCGGCTGATGGCACTACCTGGAAAATCGAGAACAAAATTGTTCGCGTACCTTACGTGGGCGTAGACCAGTCAAACCTGGCTGAGTTTATCGGTAAATAA